A window of the Streptomyces formicae genome harbors these coding sequences:
- a CDS encoding carbohydrate ABC transporter permease, with the protein MPRRTWVRHRGAALRYTALVLMFVVLVGPFVWQLSLSFKGVGDDLYTRPPQLVPSDPTLGNYAEVTRLVPVLRYLLNSTTVALISVAANVFGATCAGFALARLRFRGRGAALSVFVVALLVPAEIIIVAQFLLMRSMGLNDTLLGVALPTAVAALNVLLMRNAFLAVPAALEEASLIDGANVRQRFLQICVPQVKGVMTVVAIFAFVGSWNDFLWPLIVLSDQDKYTLTVGLNALRGTFFDDPRIVAAGTVIAVLPILVFFFVLQRFFFKGVEEGGVKG; encoded by the coding sequence ATGCCCCGGCGGACGTGGGTGCGGCACCGGGGTGCCGCGCTCCGCTACACCGCCCTGGTCCTGATGTTCGTCGTCCTCGTCGGCCCGTTCGTCTGGCAGCTGTCGCTGTCGTTCAAGGGTGTGGGGGACGATCTGTACACCCGGCCGCCCCAGTTGGTGCCGAGCGATCCGACCCTGGGGAACTACGCCGAGGTCACCCGGCTCGTACCCGTCCTGCGGTATCTGCTCAACTCCACGACCGTGGCCCTGATCTCGGTCGCGGCGAACGTCTTCGGCGCCACCTGCGCCGGGTTCGCCCTGGCCCGGCTGAGGTTCCGGGGGCGGGGTGCGGCGCTCTCGGTGTTCGTGGTCGCGCTGCTGGTGCCCGCCGAGATCATCATCGTCGCCCAGTTCCTGCTGATGCGCTCGATGGGGCTGAACGACACGCTGCTCGGGGTCGCCCTGCCGACGGCCGTCGCGGCGCTCAACGTCCTGCTCATGCGCAACGCCTTCCTGGCCGTCCCCGCGGCCCTGGAGGAGGCGAGCCTGATCGACGGGGCCAACGTGCGCCAGCGCTTCCTGCAGATCTGTGTGCCGCAGGTCAAGGGTGTGATGACGGTCGTCGCGATCTTCGCGTTCGTCGGCTCCTGGAACGACTTCCTCTGGCCGCTGATCGTCCTGTCCGACCAGGACAAGTACACGCTCACGGTGGGCCTGAACGCCCTGCGCGGGACGTTCTTCGACGACCCCCGGATCGTGGCGGCCGGGACGGTGATCGCGGTGCTGCCCATTCTGGTCTTCTTCTTCGTGCTCCAGCGCTTCTTCTTCAAGGGCGTCGAGGAAGGCGGGGTCAAGGGGTGA
- a CDS encoding carbohydrate ABC transporter permease, which translates to MTSAPATGSRPPGSAATGRRVLLPPRRPGGGGAAGTAHRAGRTHKWWGTPWLFLAFGLAVTLLFVLFPFLNTVVLAFTDATMVRGGQFVGLGNFVRLAEDHRFWTALLNSSLYVVCVVPVMVVLPLLLACLVSKPGRFVGMFRTAYYMPVVMSAVVVGLIWTNLLDSRGLVNELLSWLRLVSSPVPFVTDRWLLLFSAMFVTVWTGLGYYMVIYVAALANVSPVLYDAAAVDGAGPVRTFVSVTVPGVRGTMALVGVLSSVAAFRVFSEIYVLSGNTGGPGGEDLTMTMLIQREGTGLTARTGYAAAISVVMFLITLGMLLVQLRLQRREGDAE; encoded by the coding sequence ATGACCTCCGCACCTGCGACGGGCTCCCGGCCGCCGGGCTCCGCTGCGACGGGCCGCCGGGTGCTGCTGCCGCCCCGGCGGCCCGGGGGCGGCGGGGCGGCGGGGACCGCCCACCGGGCGGGCCGTACGCACAAGTGGTGGGGCACGCCCTGGCTGTTCCTGGCCTTCGGGCTCGCCGTCACACTGCTCTTCGTCCTGTTCCCGTTCCTCAACACGGTGGTGCTGGCCTTCACCGACGCCACGATGGTGCGCGGCGGCCAGTTCGTCGGTCTCGGCAACTTCGTCCGGCTGGCCGAGGACCACCGCTTCTGGACCGCGCTGCTCAACTCCTCGCTGTACGTGGTGTGCGTGGTGCCGGTGATGGTGGTGCTGCCGCTGCTGCTGGCGTGTCTGGTGAGCAAACCCGGCAGGTTCGTCGGGATGTTCCGGACGGCGTACTACATGCCGGTGGTGATGTCGGCGGTCGTGGTCGGTCTGATCTGGACGAATCTCCTCGACAGCCGCGGGCTCGTCAACGAGCTGCTGTCGTGGCTGCGTCTGGTCTCCTCGCCGGTCCCGTTCGTCACGGACCGCTGGCTGCTGCTCTTCAGCGCGATGTTCGTCACCGTGTGGACCGGTCTCGGCTACTACATGGTGATCTACGTCGCCGCGCTCGCCAACGTCAGCCCGGTCCTGTACGACGCGGCGGCGGTCGACGGCGCGGGCCCCGTCCGTACGTTCGTCTCGGTGACCGTACCCGGCGTCCGCGGCACCATGGCGCTGGTGGGTGTGCTGTCGTCCGTCGCCGCCTTCCGGGTGTTCAGCGAGATCTACGTGCTGTCCGGCAACACCGGCGGGCCGGGCGGCGAGGACCTCACGATGACCATGCTCATCCAGCGCGAGGGCACGGGCCTCACGGCGCGCACCGGATACGCGGCGGCGATCAGCGTCGTGATGTTCCTGATCACCCTCGGCATGCTGCTCGTCCAGCTGAGGCTCCAGCGGCGGGAGGGCGACGCGGAATGA
- a CDS encoding ABC transporter substrate-binding protein, whose translation MRRTGRRAALGAGMALALALTGCGVGGGGAGEDAAGSARDGKIAGEITFQTWNLKGGYEKYFTGLVDTFEQQHPGTKVKWVDQPADGYSDKLSADAAAGTLPDVMDLGPEAGYTLAGAGQLLDIAKEDPEARKDFLPAAWEAMTWPGVGGGAYGYPFYLNTGPSFFNKDLLARAGLDPAKIPGTYDELFTQATTMAGTAKGSYSMIGRTPVIETFGTYGVPLMNDQGTKFTFNGPKGVELLTRFKEMYEAGALTEDVLNEQQTGEVDKFKAGRLGWLPGSAYNLADFKKTAPKVYKSVAIGPMIANAAPNMYIESLAVSAHTKNAATAVAFAKFVTNAKNQLAFAHEAAIFPATAGTLDDPYFTADDGTDEGRVRVEAAAQTRKAVVYWPPAFSQAMVDELREQVALAIKGKKSPQQALDETVAFCNERLDRA comes from the coding sequence ATGAGAAGGACCGGACGCCGAGCTGCTTTGGGCGCGGGCATGGCCCTCGCACTGGCGCTCACCGGCTGCGGTGTGGGCGGCGGAGGCGCCGGCGAGGACGCTGCGGGCTCCGCGCGGGACGGGAAGATCGCCGGCGAGATCACCTTCCAGACCTGGAACCTCAAGGGCGGCTACGAGAAGTACTTCACCGGTCTCGTCGACACCTTCGAGCAGCAGCACCCGGGCACGAAGGTGAAGTGGGTCGACCAGCCGGCCGACGGATACTCCGACAAGCTGTCGGCGGACGCGGCCGCGGGCACGCTCCCCGATGTCATGGACCTCGGTCCCGAGGCGGGCTACACGCTCGCCGGCGCGGGACAGCTCCTCGACATCGCCAAGGAGGACCCGGAGGCACGGAAGGACTTCCTGCCCGCCGCGTGGGAGGCCATGACCTGGCCGGGCGTGGGCGGCGGCGCCTACGGCTACCCCTTCTACCTCAACACCGGTCCGTCCTTCTTCAACAAGGACCTCCTCGCCAGGGCCGGGCTCGACCCGGCGAAGATCCCGGGGACCTACGACGAGCTGTTCACCCAGGCGACGACGATGGCCGGCACCGCCAAGGGCTCGTACTCGATGATCGGCCGGACGCCGGTGATCGAGACCTTCGGTACCTACGGCGTCCCGCTGATGAACGACCAGGGCACGAAATTCACCTTCAACGGCCCCAAGGGCGTCGAACTGCTCACCCGCTTCAAGGAGATGTACGAGGCCGGTGCGCTGACCGAGGACGTGCTCAACGAGCAGCAGACCGGCGAGGTCGACAAGTTCAAGGCGGGCCGGCTCGGCTGGCTGCCGGGCAGCGCGTACAACCTGGCGGACTTCAAGAAGACCGCCCCGAAGGTCTACAAGAGCGTCGCGATCGGCCCGATGATCGCCAACGCCGCGCCGAACATGTACATCGAGTCGCTGGCCGTGAGCGCACACACCAAGAACGCGGCGACTGCGGTCGCGTTCGCCAAGTTCGTGACGAACGCGAAGAACCAGCTGGCGTTCGCCCACGAGGCGGCGATCTTCCCGGCGACCGCGGGCACGCTCGACGACCCGTACTTCACCGCCGACGACGGCACGGACGAGGGCCGGGTCCGCGTCGAGGCGGCCGCGCAGACCAGGAAGGCCGTCGTGTACTGGCCGCCGGCGTTCTCGCAGGCGATGGTCGACGAGCTGCGCGAGCAGGTCGCCCTCGCCATCAAGGGCAAGAAGTCGCCGCAGCAGGCGCTGGACGAGACGGTGGCCTTCTGCAACGAGAGGCTCGACCGGGCATGA